The following proteins come from a genomic window of Oikeobacillus pervagus:
- the floA gene encoding flotillin-like protein FloA (flotillin-like protein involved in membrane lipid rafts), translating into MILLLVIIAAVIIVLAVFFTFVPVMLWISALAAGVKVSIFTLVGMRLRRVIPSRVINPLIKASKAGINVTTNQLESHYLAGGNVDRVVNALIAAQRANIALTFERCAAIDLAGRDVLEAVQMSVNPKVIETPFIAGVAMDGIEVKAKARITVRANIERLVGGAGEDTVIARVGEGIVSTIGSSDDHKKVLENPDLISQTVLSKGLDAGTAFEILSIDIADVDIGKNIGAELQTEQAEADKKIAQAKAEERRAMAVANEQEMKARVQEMRAKVVEAEAEVPLAMAEALRDGNIGVMDYMNIRNIEADTDMRGSIGKMSSDDKNGPGNNLRNS; encoded by the coding sequence ATGATTTTATTATTAGTTATCATTGCCGCTGTCATTATTGTATTAGCAGTATTCTTCACATTTGTACCTGTCATGCTGTGGATTTCCGCTCTTGCTGCAGGGGTAAAAGTGAGTATATTTACACTAGTAGGAATGAGGTTAAGACGAGTTATTCCTAGTAGAGTCATCAATCCATTAATTAAAGCTTCTAAAGCTGGAATTAATGTTACTACAAATCAACTTGAAAGCCATTATTTAGCTGGTGGGAATGTAGATCGTGTTGTCAATGCATTAATCGCAGCTCAACGTGCAAATATTGCCTTAACATTTGAAAGATGTGCAGCTATTGATTTGGCTGGACGTGACGTGTTAGAAGCTGTGCAAATGAGTGTAAATCCAAAAGTCATTGAGACTCCATTTATTGCGGGGGTTGCGATGGATGGGATTGAAGTAAAGGCGAAAGCTCGTATTACCGTCCGTGCGAATATTGAGAGATTAGTCGGTGGTGCTGGAGAGGACACAGTTATTGCGCGTGTAGGCGAAGGGATTGTTTCCACAATCGGTTCTTCAGATGATCATAAAAAAGTACTAGAAAACCCTGACTTGATTTCACAAACGGTTTTATCGAAAGGATTAGACGCTGGAACTGCCTTTGAAATCCTATCAATTGATATTGCGGATGTAGATATCGGTAAAAATATCGGGGCTGAACTGCAAACGGAGCAAGCTGAAGCCGATAAGAAAATTGCCCAAGCAAAAGCAGAGGAAAGACGGGCGATGGCGGTTGCAAACGAACAAGAAATGAAAGCGCGTGTACAAGAAATGCGTGCAAAAGTAGTAGAAGCAGAGGCAGAGGTACCTCTTGCAATGGCCGAGGCATTGCGCGACGGGAATATTGGTGTGATGGACTATATGAATATCCGTAATATTGAAGCAGACACTGACATGAGAGGTTCCATTGGAAAAATGTCTTCGGATGATAAAAATGGCCCTGGAAATAACTTAAGAAATTCATAA
- a CDS encoding NfeD family protein, translating to MRWKSIVFSLLSIFIMVVLIPHTPQASNDQVYVVPLHNEVEKGLYAFLKRALEEAKENKAKLVVLDVHTPGGLVDAATEIGKLLDNSGIRTVAFVNDRALSAGAFISLHTDAIYMVPNGQIGAAAIIDQEGNMADKKAQSYWKAAMKSAAETNGLDPIYAMAMADPDINLPKYDAGKGKLLTLTSKQAEEVEYSKGTTSNLQEVLTAEGLANSEIIKVEESFAEKIARFITNPVVVPILLSIASLGLIVELYSPGFGIAGSMGLLSLVLFFYGHLVAGLAGYESILLFILGIILIVVEFFVPGGIVGILGAVSIISSIVIAGESVKWMGISLLIAFGIASLAMIIMVKVLGKRMKFFKKIILTDSTTTEKGYVSNINRGDLLGKIAVTITPLRPSGTVLANDERIDAVSEGGYIEKDRQVKIIKVVGSRIVVREIDQ from the coding sequence ATTCGGTGGAAATCAATTGTCTTTTCATTATTGTCAATCTTCATTATGGTTGTATTGATTCCACATACACCACAGGCTTCAAATGATCAAGTATATGTCGTTCCCCTTCATAATGAAGTTGAAAAAGGTCTTTATGCTTTCTTAAAACGTGCACTAGAAGAGGCAAAGGAAAATAAAGCGAAGCTAGTCGTTTTGGATGTCCATACTCCTGGAGGACTTGTAGATGCTGCAACTGAAATAGGAAAATTATTAGATAATTCTGGGATTCGAACGGTTGCCTTTGTCAATGACCGTGCCCTATCTGCTGGCGCTTTTATTTCCTTACACACTGATGCCATTTATATGGTCCCTAATGGACAGATTGGAGCTGCAGCTATTATTGATCAGGAAGGAAATATGGCGGATAAGAAAGCCCAAAGCTACTGGAAAGCGGCAATGAAGAGTGCTGCTGAGACAAATGGTTTAGACCCAATTTATGCGATGGCCATGGCGGACCCTGACATTAATTTACCCAAATATGATGCTGGAAAAGGGAAACTTCTTACTTTAACATCAAAACAAGCTGAAGAAGTAGAATACTCAAAGGGGACGACATCCAATCTTCAAGAAGTTTTAACAGCTGAAGGTTTAGCAAATAGTGAAATTATCAAAGTTGAAGAAAGCTTTGCTGAGAAAATTGCACGCTTCATTACGAATCCAGTTGTTGTCCCTATTTTACTTTCGATTGCAAGTCTTGGTCTAATCGTTGAACTGTATTCCCCTGGTTTTGGCATTGCGGGATCGATGGGTTTATTATCATTAGTTTTATTTTTTTATGGCCATTTAGTAGCAGGTCTTGCGGGTTATGAATCCATTTTATTATTTATATTAGGAATTATACTAATCGTAGTAGAATTTTTTGTCCCAGGTGGGATTGTTGGGATATTAGGAGCAGTATCCATTATTTCAAGTATTGTCATCGCTGGGGAAAGTGTAAAATGGATGGGGATTTCGCTTCTGATTGCTTTTGGGATTGCAAGTTTAGCAATGATTATTATGGTAAAGGTGCTTGGAAAAAGGATGAAATTTTTCAAAAAAATCATTTTAACCGATTCAACTACGACTGAAAAAGGATATGTATCCAATATAAACCGTGGGGATTTACTTGGAAAAATCGCTGTAACTATTACCCCCTTAAGACCTTCAGGAACGGTTTTAGCCAATGACGAGCGGATTGATGCTGTTTCTGAAGGAGGTTATATTGAGAAGGATAGACAAGTGAAAATAATTAAAGTGGTAGGTTCGCGCATTGTTGTGCGAGAAATAGATCAATAG
- a CDS encoding diacylglycerol kinase family protein, with the protein MDLKDKRTFSLQRLKRSFSYALNGIKLAMGEPNFRIHLIASLWVILFGFIFSLTRVEWGIILLLIFGMFTLEMMNTAIERTVDMVTKEFHPLAKMAKDIAAGAVLLFAILSVILGMLIFIPKVMMYF; encoded by the coding sequence ATGGACTTGAAAGATAAACGTACATTTAGCCTTCAACGTTTAAAAAGATCATTTTCTTATGCCTTAAATGGAATAAAGTTAGCAATGGGTGAACCTAATTTTCGCATTCATCTAATTGCTTCACTTTGGGTTATTTTATTCGGTTTTATTTTTTCTTTAACAAGAGTTGAATGGGGGATCATCCTCCTGTTGATTTTTGGCATGTTTACCCTTGAAATGATGAACACAGCGATTGAGCGAACAGTAGATATGGTGACAAAGGAATTTCATCCATTAGCGAAAATGGCCAAAGATATTGCCGCAGGGGCCGTTTTATTGTTTGCCATTCTTTCTGTCATATTAGGAATGCTCATTTTTATTCCAAAAGTCATGATGTATTTCTAA
- the yqfD gene encoding sporulation protein YqfD — MKNQWVTFVKGKILIKAEGRGVERFINQLTRSQLPIWDVKKHGSEAITFYIFLTDVHKLREAARSFDGDIRLMRGGGAPFLWKRLLKNAGFLIGNFAFFAVILILSNMVWGIEIKGASPAMEHAIRKELTNMGIKKGELQFFVDDVETIQRKLSERVDGITWVGVQLKGTTFHFQVVEKNQPKQEGRVGPQNLVAKKKAVIVKLFVEEGQALVKKNQYVTKGQILVSGLIGNEEEEKQIAAKGIVMGETWYKSTVEIPLQSKFEVYNGNELRKQSLVLGGVKIPIWGGKKIKFANYKIEEDKKDVKFLKWKLPIQYVKTTVRENEEITRKYSKEEAYEVAKNLARKDLNKKIAKDAKITGEKILHEQIENGKVRLTIYFQVVENIAVGHPIIQGDKKDDRKDKST; from the coding sequence GTGAAAAATCAGTGGGTTACTTTTGTGAAAGGTAAAATTCTGATAAAGGCGGAAGGAAGGGGAGTCGAACGATTTATTAATCAACTGACTCGTTCTCAATTACCCATCTGGGATGTGAAGAAACATGGTTCCGAAGCGATTACTTTTTATATATTCTTAACGGATGTACATAAATTACGTGAGGCAGCAAGATCATTTGACGGGGACATTCGGTTGATGAGAGGCGGGGGGGCCCCGTTTTTATGGAAAAGGCTTTTGAAAAATGCTGGATTTCTAATCGGAAATTTTGCCTTTTTTGCGGTCATCCTTATCCTTTCTAATATGGTATGGGGAATTGAAATTAAAGGGGCAAGTCCTGCAATGGAACATGCGATACGAAAAGAACTTACGAATATGGGAATCAAAAAAGGAGAATTACAATTTTTTGTAGATGATGTAGAAACGATTCAAAGAAAATTATCAGAAAGAGTAGATGGGATTACATGGGTAGGAGTTCAATTAAAAGGGACAACCTTTCACTTTCAAGTCGTAGAGAAAAATCAACCAAAGCAAGAGGGACGAGTGGGACCCCAGAATTTAGTCGCTAAAAAGAAAGCAGTCATTGTAAAACTATTCGTTGAAGAAGGACAGGCGCTAGTCAAAAAAAATCAGTACGTAACGAAAGGACAAATATTAGTATCCGGACTAATTGGAAATGAGGAGGAAGAAAAGCAGATAGCGGCAAAAGGGATCGTCATGGGGGAAACATGGTATAAATCAACAGTGGAGATTCCGTTACAATCGAAATTTGAAGTATACAATGGAAATGAACTACGGAAACAATCCCTTGTATTAGGTGGGGTGAAGATCCCGATTTGGGGGGGTAAAAAAATAAAGTTTGCAAATTATAAAATAGAAGAAGACAAAAAAGATGTGAAGTTTTTGAAATGGAAGCTTCCTATTCAATATGTTAAAACAACTGTTCGGGAAAATGAAGAAATCACCCGAAAATACTCGAAGGAAGAAGCATATGAAGTAGCAAAAAATCTCGCGCGGAAAGACTTAAATAAAAAAATTGCTAAAGATGCCAAAATTACTGGGGAAAAAATTTTGCACGAGCAGATAGAGAATGGTAAAGTAAGATTAACAATATATTTCCAAGTGGTTGAAAATATTGCAGTTGGACATCCAATCATTCAAGGAGATAAAAAAGATGACAGAAAAGACAAAAGCACTTGA
- the yqfC gene encoding sporulation protein YqfC gives MAKKWGQQMKRWIMKSMDLPEDVMMDLPRITMIGQLHIYIENHRGLLTFSDKEIRLLLAQGQLLVKGDSFVIKTILPEEILLEGKIDQVLYLDK, from the coding sequence ATGGCGAAAAAGTGGGGACAACAAATGAAGCGCTGGATCATGAAATCAATGGATTTACCAGAAGATGTCATGATGGACCTACCTCGTATTACAATGATCGGACAACTTCACATATATATTGAAAACCACAGGGGTTTATTAACATTTTCAGATAAAGAAATAAGACTTTTGTTGGCCCAGGGTCAATTATTGGTGAAAGGGGATTCTTTTGTCATCAAAACGATTTTACCTGAAGAAATATTACTAGAAGGGAAAATTGATCAGGTTCTTTATTTAGATAAGTAA
- a CDS encoding HD family phosphohydrolase, whose amino-acid sequence MMKIQSYITQIRAIFSYRVFTISIFVLLAFVIFGILFSNVKPQTYDIELFSISDKTIRSPKTVQDEIKTEEERQKAADEVEPVFVYKKDIVQNRVSLITSIFDFVEEVHKETEDFNEDEKAKLASLKKKLTENVTEDVTKSMSDQTLTALLQADTKELAHVKKIVIEQVGFFLQNRIRDDSIDTFKNQIEETIENYSFNPTLKVAAVDIARYAIVPTEIYNEQLTDERKELAMDNVEPIRILQGQVVVQEGHLIDRETYRQLELLGLLESNTTFKPLIGLGLFVIVLISLLYYYFHTLSVSEEKKQTYLILISSIFILSLILMKIVEIIEQPDAILLSYIFPAAMAPMLISIMLNERIAMVMTILLASCGSIVFHDGITGSVNMEMALYILLSGLSSVLFLANQQRSSILKAGLYVSIINVFVILFLKLLGSGQYTNVEYIYYTSFAFISGISSSVFTIGLLPFFEAGFGILSTMKLIELSNPNHPLLKKLLVETPGTYHHSVMVANLAESACEAIGANGLLARVGCYYHDIGKTKRPQFFIENQMNIDNPHDCLLPEISKRIIIDHVSDGVKMLQKYKLPKEIIEIARQHHGTTLVKYFYLKAKEKDEEVVEEDFRYSGPKPQTREIAVISIADSVEAAVRSMKKPTPEQIRNLVHRIVQDRLQDGQFNECDISLKELEIIKETLCESLNGIFHSRIEYPELKDGSITMK is encoded by the coding sequence ATGATGAAAATACAATCCTATATAACCCAAATTCGAGCTATTTTCAGCTACAGAGTTTTTACTATTAGCATCTTTGTCTTGTTGGCCTTCGTAATTTTTGGGATTCTTTTTTCAAATGTGAAACCGCAGACATATGATATTGAACTATTTTCCATATCTGACAAGACGATACGCTCTCCTAAAACCGTGCAAGACGAAATAAAGACAGAAGAGGAAAGGCAAAAAGCTGCAGATGAGGTAGAGCCTGTCTTTGTTTATAAAAAAGATATTGTTCAAAATCGCGTATCGCTTATTACATCGATCTTTGACTTTGTAGAGGAGGTTCATAAAGAAACGGAAGATTTTAACGAGGATGAAAAAGCAAAATTAGCTAGCTTAAAGAAAAAGTTAACAGAAAATGTAACGGAAGATGTTACAAAATCGATGAGTGATCAAACATTAACGGCCCTTTTACAGGCAGATACAAAAGAGTTAGCACATGTGAAAAAAATTGTGATCGAGCAAGTGGGCTTTTTTCTTCAAAATCGTATTCGCGATGACTCCATTGATACATTTAAAAATCAGATTGAAGAAACAATTGAAAACTATTCTTTCAATCCTACATTAAAAGTGGCTGCTGTTGATATTGCTAGATATGCGATTGTTCCAACTGAAATATATAATGAACAATTGACAGATGAGCGGAAAGAATTAGCGATGGATAATGTTGAACCTATTAGAATTCTACAAGGGCAAGTCGTTGTCCAAGAGGGACATCTAATTGACCGAGAAACATATAGACAACTGGAACTGTTAGGCTTACTTGAAAGTAACACGACATTTAAACCACTTATCGGTCTCGGTTTGTTTGTCATCGTCTTGATTTCCCTTTTATACTACTATTTTCATACCCTTTCCGTTTCAGAAGAAAAGAAACAAACCTATTTAATTTTAATTAGCTCGATTTTTATCCTATCTTTAATTCTAATGAAGATCGTAGAGATTATAGAACAACCAGATGCGATTCTTTTAAGCTATATTTTTCCTGCAGCTATGGCCCCGATGTTAATCAGTATTATGTTAAATGAACGGATTGCTATGGTCATGACAATTTTACTCGCTTCATGTGGGAGCATTGTATTTCACGACGGAATTACTGGGTCTGTCAATATGGAAATGGCCCTCTACATATTATTAAGTGGCCTTTCAAGTGTGTTATTTTTAGCTAATCAACAAAGGTCAAGCATCTTGAAGGCAGGACTTTATGTTTCGATCATTAATGTATTCGTCATTTTGTTTTTGAAATTACTTGGGAGCGGTCAATATACAAATGTAGAATATATTTACTATACTAGTTTCGCTTTTATTTCAGGTATTTCATCATCCGTTTTCACGATTGGGCTTTTGCCATTTTTTGAAGCGGGATTTGGAATTTTATCAACGATGAAGCTTATTGAGTTATCAAATCCCAATCATCCACTTTTAAAAAAATTATTAGTTGAAACACCTGGAACTTATCATCATAGTGTCATGGTAGCCAATCTTGCAGAATCTGCGTGCGAAGCAATTGGCGCTAACGGATTGCTTGCTCGTGTAGGATGTTATTATCATGATATTGGAAAGACAAAAAGGCCACAGTTTTTTATCGAAAACCAAATGAACATAGACAATCCTCATGATTGTCTATTACCTGAAATAAGCAAAAGAATTATTATTGATCATGTTTCAGATGGGGTAAAAATGCTCCAAAAATATAAACTTCCAAAGGAAATTATCGAAATAGCTCGGCAACATCATGGAACGACTTTGGTGAAATATTTTTACTTAAAGGCAAAGGAAAAAGATGAAGAGGTTGTGGAGGAAGACTTCCGTTATTCTGGACCTAAACCCCAGACGAGAGAGATTGCGGTCATTAGTATCGCAGATAGCGTAGAGGCCGCTGTTCGCTCCATGAAAAAACCAACACCAGAGCAAATTCGGAATTTAGTTCATCGAATTGTTCAGGATCGCCTTCAAGATGGTCAATTTAATGAATGTGATATTTCCTTGAAAGAGTTAGAAATCATCAAAGAAACTTTATGTGAATCATTAAATGGGATCTTTCATTCAAGAATTGAATATCCCGAATTAAAAGATGGTTCAATTACAATGAAATAG
- a CDS encoding PhoH family protein has translation MTEKTKALDLQLDNPNEAVLLLGNSDHNIKVIEEEIPVTIVTRGERILVTGPESEMKLAKEILKQLITVIRKGIQISQRDVVNAVQMAKQGTIEYFHELYEKEITKNAKGKSIRVKTIGQQNYITAIRKNDLVFGIGPAGTGKTYLAVVMAVNALKKGEVKRIILTRPAVEAGESLGFLPGDLKEKVDPYLRPLYDALHDVLGSEHTQRLIERGTIEIAPLAYMRGRTLDDAFVILDEAQNTTKAQMKMFLTRLGFGSKMVITGDRTQIDLPKGVQSGLVSAEHALKNVLGTAFIYLEQSDVVRHPLVARIINAYEQLDQ, from the coding sequence ATGACAGAAAAGACAAAAGCACTTGATTTACAGCTTGATAACCCAAACGAAGCAGTATTGCTTCTAGGAAATTCAGATCATAATATAAAAGTAATAGAAGAGGAAATACCGGTTACAATCGTGACGAGAGGGGAGAGAATTCTCGTTACAGGCCCTGAAAGCGAAATGAAGTTAGCGAAAGAAATTTTAAAACAATTGATAACGGTCATTCGTAAGGGAATACAAATTAGTCAAAGAGACGTTGTAAATGCCGTTCAAATGGCAAAACAAGGAACGATTGAATATTTCCATGAATTATATGAAAAGGAAATAACCAAAAATGCAAAAGGCAAATCAATCCGAGTTAAAACAATTGGTCAGCAGAATTATATAACAGCTATACGGAAAAATGACCTTGTTTTTGGAATTGGACCTGCAGGGACAGGGAAAACGTATTTAGCTGTTGTTATGGCTGTGAACGCATTGAAAAAAGGTGAAGTTAAAAGAATTATTCTCACTCGACCGGCCGTCGAAGCAGGAGAAAGTTTAGGTTTTTTACCAGGTGACTTGAAGGAAAAAGTCGACCCTTATTTACGACCGTTATACGATGCACTTCATGATGTATTAGGATCTGAGCATACACAGCGGCTAATTGAACGAGGAACAATCGAAATTGCCCCGCTCGCTTATATGAGAGGGAGAACATTAGATGATGCTTTCGTTATATTAGATGAAGCACAAAATACGACAAAAGCCCAAATGAAGATGTTTTTAACCCGTTTAGGTTTCGGTTCAAAAATGGTGATTACAGGAGACCGGACTCAAATCGATCTGCCTAAAGGGGTACAATCTGGTTTAGTTTCTGCAGAACATGCATTAAAAAATGTCCTTGGAACCGCCTTTATCTATTTAGAGCAATCTGATGTCGTTCGTCATCCATTAGTTGCCCGAATTATAAATGCATATGAACAACTTGATCAATAA
- the rpsU gene encoding 30S ribosomal protein S21, with the protein MSKTVVRKNESLDDALRRFKRTVSKTGTLQEYRKREFYEKPSVRRKKKSEAARKRKW; encoded by the coding sequence ATGTCAAAAACAGTAGTTCGCAAAAATGAATCGCTAGATGATGCTCTTCGTCGCTTTAAACGTACAGTATCGAAAACTGGTACATTACAAGAGTATAGAAAACGCGAATTTTATGAAAAGCCAAGCGTAAGACGTAAGAAGAAGTCTGAAGCGGCTAGAAAACGTAAATGGTAA
- the ybeY gene encoding rRNA maturation RNase YbeY: protein MSLIIDLVDETNRLDKEAFQLVESILQFASTKEGIEQDSEVSVTFVDNDRIQEINREYRDKDQPTDVISFALEEMAEDEIEISGVDMPRILGDIIISVPKAKQQAEEYGHSFQRELGFLALHGFLHLLGYDHMVEEDEKQMFGRQKEILKQYGLER from the coding sequence ATGAGTTTAATCATTGACTTAGTAGATGAGACAAATAGGCTAGATAAGGAAGCCTTTCAATTGGTTGAAAGTATTTTACAATTTGCTTCAACTAAAGAAGGGATAGAGCAAGATAGTGAAGTATCGGTCACCTTTGTTGATAATGATCGAATACAGGAAATTAACCGAGAGTATCGTGATAAAGACCAACCAACAGATGTTATTTCTTTTGCATTAGAAGAAATGGCGGAAGATGAAATCGAGATTTCGGGAGTGGATATGCCAAGAATATTAGGGGATATTATTATTTCCGTACCGAAAGCGAAACAACAGGCTGAAGAATATGGACATTCCTTTCAGCGGGAATTAGGATTCCTTGCATTACATGGTTTCTTACATCTATTAGGTTATGACCATATGGTAGAGGAAGATGAGAAACAGATGTTCGGAAGACAAAAGGAAATATTGAAACAGTATGGACTTGAAAGATAA
- a CDS encoding GatB/YqeY domain-containing protein: MSLLERLNNDMKQAMKNKEKDRLSVIRMIKASLQNEAIKLGKQELTADEELTILSREVKQRRDSLHEFENAGRQDLVEKIETELTYVNIYMPEQLSEEEIEEIVKETVSEVNATSKADMGKVMGTLMPKVKGKADGALVNKLVQKYLS, encoded by the coding sequence ATGAGTCTTCTCGAACGTTTGAACAATGATATGAAACAAGCGATGAAGAATAAAGAAAAAGATCGACTCTCTGTCATTCGTATGATAAAAGCTTCATTGCAAAATGAAGCCATTAAGCTTGGAAAACAAGAATTAACGGCTGATGAAGAGTTAACAATCCTTTCTCGTGAAGTGAAACAAAGAAGAGACTCCCTCCATGAATTTGAAAACGCAGGTCGACAAGATCTCGTTGAAAAAATTGAAACTGAACTTACTTACGTCAACATATATATGCCTGAGCAACTTTCTGAAGAGGAAATTGAAGAAATTGTAAAAGAAACCGTTTCTGAAGTAAATGCTACTTCAAAAGCTGATATGGGTAAAGTGATGGGCACGCTCATGCCGAAAGTGAAAGGCAAAGCAGATGGTGCTCTTGTAAATAAGCTAGTTCAGAAATATTTATCTTAA
- a CDS encoding cytidine deaminase gives MDHQQLVEQAKLARERAYAPYSKFPVGAALLTREGKVYLGCNIENAAYSMCNCAERTALFKALSEGDRKFTALAVIADTDRPVPPCGACRQVISELCPNEMKVVLSNLKGEIKIVTVEDLLPGAFSPEDLNE, from the coding sequence ATGGATCATCAACAACTGGTAGAACAAGCAAAGTTGGCAAGGGAACGGGCTTATGCACCTTATTCAAAATTTCCGGTTGGAGCCGCGCTTTTAACAAGAGAGGGAAAAGTTTATCTTGGTTGCAATATTGAAAATGCGGCATACAGCATGTGTAATTGTGCAGAGAGAACGGCGCTATTTAAAGCGCTTTCAGAAGGGGATCGGAAATTTACAGCGTTGGCCGTCATTGCAGATACAGATCGCCCAGTTCCGCCTTGTGGTGCATGCCGACAAGTGATTTCTGAGCTATGCCCGAATGAAATGAAAGTGGTTCTATCCAACCTTAAAGGAGAAATAAAAATAGTAACAGTTGAAGATTTATTGCCTGGAGCTTTTTCACCGGAGGATTTAAATGAATAA
- the era gene encoding GTPase Era, which produces MNNTTIEEKYKSGFISIIGRPNVGKSTFLNQVIGQKIAIMSDKPQTTRNKVQGVYTTNQSQLIFIDTPGIHKPKHKLGDFMMKVAMNTLKEVDLVLFMVNVTEGYGRGDEFIIEKLKGIKTPVFLVLNKIDAIHPDQLLPMIEQYKNLYDFKEIIPISALEGNNIDQLLKEITEYMPEGPQYYPADQVTDHPERFIISELIREKALHLTKEEVPHSLAVTIDKIDHRNNQDLVHVMATIIVERDSQKGIVIGKQGRMLKEIGKRARVDIENLLGTKIFLELWVKVQKDWRNKAIHLRDFGFKEDEY; this is translated from the coding sequence ATGAATAACACAACAATTGAAGAAAAATATAAATCAGGATTTATATCCATTATTGGAAGACCGAATGTAGGAAAATCTACATTTCTAAATCAAGTAATCGGACAAAAAATCGCCATTATGAGTGATAAACCGCAAACAACAAGAAATAAAGTACAGGGAGTCTATACAACAAATCAATCACAACTCATTTTTATTGACACACCTGGTATTCATAAGCCGAAGCATAAGCTTGGTGATTTTATGATGAAAGTGGCCATGAACACATTAAAAGAAGTTGACCTTGTGTTATTTATGGTCAACGTAACAGAGGGATATGGTCGGGGCGATGAGTTTATTATCGAAAAATTAAAGGGGATTAAAACTCCTGTGTTTTTAGTTTTAAATAAAATTGACGCCATTCACCCGGATCAATTATTACCGATGATAGAACAATATAAAAATCTTTATGATTTTAAAGAGATCATTCCTATCTCTGCTTTAGAAGGGAATAATATCGATCAGTTGCTTAAGGAAATCACTGAATATATGCCTGAAGGCCCCCAATATTATCCAGCAGATCAAGTAACCGATCATCCAGAACGATTTATCATTTCTGAATTAATTCGAGAGAAAGCTTTGCATTTAACAAAGGAGGAGGTTCCACATTCACTTGCCGTCACGATTGATAAAATCGACCATCGAAACAATCAAGACCTCGTTCATGTCATGGCGACAATCATTGTGGAACGTGACTCTCAAAAAGGCATTGTGATCGGCAAACAAGGAAGAATGCTGAAAGAAATCGGTAAGAGGGCACGGGTTGATATTGAGAATTTATTAGGAACGAAAATATTCCTCGAGCTTTGGGTGAAAG